In Aliarcobacter faecis, a genomic segment contains:
- a CDS encoding MotA/TolQ/ExbB proton channel family protein, translated as MNILEFIDKGGAIVYILIFLNIIGFTIIIWKFLTLYRKNIVILQIKDKLDRSKPLEAQIEYETKKLEFGITIIRNIAIISPLLGLLGTVIGIYMIFEEITVKGLGDPAMVTGGIAVALITTVSGIVVAIPHQIAYNHLISAIDTIEVKAKKELIG; from the coding sequence ATGAATATTTTAGAGTTTATAGATAAAGGTGGAGCCATTGTATATATTTTGATATTTTTAAATATTATTGGATTTACTATTATTATTTGGAAATTTCTTACACTTTACAGAAAAAATATAGTAATTCTTCAAATAAAAGATAAACTTGATAGAAGCAAACCTCTTGAAGCTCAAATTGAATATGAGACAAAAAAATTAGAATTTGGGATTACTATTATAAGAAATATTGCAATTATTTCTCCATTATTAGGACTTTTAGGTACAGTTATTGGTATTTATATGATATTTGAAGAGATTACTGTAAAAGGTTTAGGTGACCCTGCAATGGTTACAGGAGGAATTGCGGTTGCTTTGATTACTACTGTTAGTGGAATTGTTGTAGCAATTCCCCATCAAATAGCCTATAATCACTTGATTTCAGCCATTGATACTATCGAAGTAAAAGCGAAAAAAGAGTTAATTGGTTAA
- a CDS encoding ketopantoate reductase family protein produces MRFLVLGAGGIGSYFGTRLINAGHDVTFVARGKHLEALQQGKLKLQHPDFFFEKKVFSYSLNEIKKIEAHNFDAVLLTTKSTSTISLANGLKQWFANGKKHPYIISLQNGVDNEDNLSSELDETYIIAGLTRKIGAHIVSPAFIEAKGSAETILGAIKKTPQNQIFLKELTDIFNKALIPTQISKNIKLELWKKLIINNGVNAICALLRKETQVVTQDEKLSKIVYGLMKETAQAALNQNINISQKDVDEMFELIKKFDSIKPSMLVDVENNRELELDEICTVVIKNCEAQGKDAPYTRTISSLLEFTYKNS; encoded by the coding sequence ATGAGATTTTTAGTTTTGGGTGCTGGTGGTATAGGCTCTTATTTTGGCACAAGGTTAATAAATGCAGGTCATGATGTAACTTTTGTAGCAAGAGGAAAGCATTTAGAAGCTTTACAGCAAGGAAAGTTGAAGTTGCAGCACCCGGACTTCTTTTTTGAAAAGAAAGTTTTCTCCTATTCATTAAATGAAATTAAAAAAATTGAGGCACACAATTTTGATGCTGTTTTATTAACCACTAAATCAACTTCAACTATATCTTTGGCAAATGGCTTAAAACAGTGGTTTGCTAATGGTAAAAAACACCCATATATTATCTCTTTACAAAATGGAGTAGATAATGAAGATAACCTTTCTAGCGAATTAGACGAAACCTATATAATTGCAGGACTTACAAGAAAAATTGGTGCTCATATTGTAAGTCCTGCTTTTATTGAAGCAAAAGGTAGTGCGGAAACAATTTTAGGTGCTATCAAAAAAACACCACAAAACCAGATTTTTTTAAAAGAATTGACAGATATTTTTAATAAGGCATTAATACCAACACAAATTTCAAAAAATATAAAATTAGAATTATGGAAAAAATTAATAATAAATAATGGTGTAAATGCTATTTGTGCACTTTTAAGAAAAGAGACACAAGTTGTAACACAAGATGAAAAATTATCAAAAATAGTTTATGGGCTTATGAAAGAGACAGCACAGGCAGCTTTAAATCAAAATATAAATATTTCGCAAAAAGATGTTGATGAGATGTTTGAACTAATCAAAAAATTTGATTCTATAAAACCTTCTATGTTGGTTGATGTAGAGAATAATAGAGAGTTAGAATTAGATGAAATTTGTACAGTTGTAATAAAAAACTGTGAAGCTCAAGGTAAAGATGCACCATATACAAGAACAATATCTTCTTTACTTGAATTTACTTATAAAAACTCTTAA
- a CDS encoding 2-hydroxymuconate tautomerase produces MPIAMINIIEGRSDEKKEKLIEKVSLAIAESLDAPIETVRVIINEMPKQHFGIGGKSVKKMGK; encoded by the coding sequence ATGCCAATAGCAATGATAAATATTATTGAAGGAAGAAGTGATGAAAAAAAAGAGAAACTAATAGAAAAAGTTTCTCTTGCAATTGCCGAATCACTTGATGCACCTATTGAAACTGTAAGAGTTATTATAAATGAGATGCCAAAGCAACACTTTGGAATTGGTGGAAAAAGCGTTAAAAAAATGGGTAAATAA
- a CDS encoding polyprenyl synthetase family protein, with amino-acid sequence MEVLEKVKEQIKKFIEVCAYPKALELLDQLATGKMLRSKLIVKIAGVNEESIKLCAIVEMIHAASLLHDDVIDEAVTRRGKPSINALYSDKTSIMFGDILYSRAFTELSQMDKNIAYHISNSVTKLSIGEMMDVDLTDAFNSSYENYLIMIYNKTASLIEASARSAAILANLDEEKYASYGKNLGLAFQMIDDILDITQDEKTLGKPAMLDFVEGKVTIPYLYLYDRVEDKEYLKSLYKKELDEKELTWIKVQMQNTNALDDAIKEAKNIGLLAIDSIKDEKNSIELVNIMKAMIERDF; translated from the coding sequence GTGGAAGTTTTAGAAAAAGTAAAAGAACAGATAAAAAAGTTTATAGAAGTTTGTGCTTATCCAAAGGCTTTAGAGTTATTAGACCAACTTGCAACTGGAAAGATGCTAAGAAGTAAGCTAATAGTTAAAATTGCTGGAGTAAATGAAGAGTCTATAAAACTTTGTGCAATAGTTGAGATGATTCATGCCGCATCACTTTTACATGATGATGTAATAGACGAAGCAGTTACAAGAAGAGGAAAACCATCTATAAATGCACTTTATAGTGATAAAACTTCTATTATGTTTGGAGATATTTTATATTCAAGAGCTTTTACAGAATTATCGCAAATGGATAAAAATATAGCTTATCATATCTCAAACTCTGTTACAAAACTTAGTATTGGTGAGATGATGGATGTTGATTTAACAGATGCTTTTAATAGCTCTTATGAGAATTACTTGATTATGATTTATAATAAAACAGCATCATTAATAGAAGCTAGTGCTAGAAGTGCTGCTATTTTAGCAAATCTTGATGAGGAAAAATATGCAAGTTATGGAAAGAATTTAGGACTTGCTTTTCAAATGATTGATGATATTTTGGATATTACACAAGATGAAAAAACTTTGGGAAAACCTGCTATGTTGGATTTTGTTGAAGGAAAAGTAACTATTCCATATTTATATCTTTATGATAGGGTTGAAGATAAAGAGTATTTAAAATCTTTATATAAAAAAGAGTTAGATGAAAAAGAGTTAACTTGGATAAAGGTACAAATGCAAAATACAAATGCCTTAGATGATGCAATAAAAGAGGCAAAAAATATAGGACTTTTAGCAATTGACTCTATAAAAGATGAAAAAAATAGTATTGAATTAGTTAATATCATGAAGGCTATGATAGAAAGAGATTTTTAA
- a CDS encoding ExbD/TolR family protein yields the protein MKRRRDPLTLDLTPVVDVVFILLIFFIITSVFKKEEVALMLDLPTSNAKEIQIKEEQVFIELSVNKLAIKGIEVSFDSLEDNLKAIKNKENSVIVKIDKKVPYERVVKVLDLLQKYSLNNLALVTNEEKK from the coding sequence ATGAAAAGAAGAAGAGACCCCTTAACTTTAGATTTGACGCCAGTTGTTGATGTTGTATTTATTCTACTTATATTTTTTATAATAACAAGTGTATTTAAAAAAGAGGAAGTAGCTCTTATGCTTGATTTACCAACATCAAATGCAAAAGAGATACAGATAAAAGAGGAGCAAGTTTTTATTGAATTAAGTGTTAATAAACTAGCTATAAAAGGAATAGAAGTATCTTTTGACTCTTTAGAAGATAACTTAAAAGCTATAAAAAACAAAGAAAATTCTGTGATAGTAAAAATTGATAAAAAAGTTCCTTATGAAAGAGTTGTAAAAGTTTTAGACTTACTCCAAAAATATAGTTTGAATAATCTTGCTCTTGTAACAAATGAAGAGAAGAAATAA
- the dmpH gene encoding 2-oxo-3-hexenedioate decarboxylase, with amino-acid sequence MGLDKATIEKLAKHCEDAELEAYEITKITDDYPDMSYEDAYEIQWTARRAKESRGHKIVGMKMGLTSQAKMKQMGVPNPCYGYLADYFSFGDGAEIKIDELIHPKVEAEIAFVLKSDLSGPGCHIGDVLAATDFVMPAVEIIDSRYKDFKFDLKSVIADNSSSSRYVTGGQARSVEGLDLKTLGVVMQINGEVVEVGAGAAVLGHPATAIAMLANMLSDRGEILKAGTYILSGAITAAVSVKKGDNVTVKFQNLGTVSFRFI; translated from the coding sequence ATGGGTTTAGATAAAGCAACAATAGAAAAATTGGCAAAACATTGTGAAGATGCCGAATTAGAAGCTTATGAGATAACAAAAATTACAGATGATTATCCAGATATGAGTTATGAAGATGCTTATGAGATTCAATGGACTGCAAGAAGAGCAAAAGAATCAAGAGGGCATAAAATTGTAGGTATGAAAATGGGATTAACTTCTCAAGCAAAGATGAAGCAAATGGGAGTTCCAAACCCTTGTTATGGATATTTAGCTGATTATTTTAGCTTTGGTGATGGAGCAGAAATTAAAATTGATGAGTTAATTCACCCAAAAGTTGAAGCTGAAATTGCTTTTGTTTTAAAAAGTGATTTAAGTGGACCAGGGTGTCATATAGGAGATGTTTTAGCTGCAACTGATTTTGTAATGCCTGCTGTTGAGATTATCGATTCAAGATATAAGGATTTTAAGTTTGATTTAAAATCTGTAATTGCAGATAACTCTTCATCTTCAAGATATGTTACAGGTGGACAAGCTAGAAGTGTTGAAGGTCTAGATCTAAAAACTTTAGGTGTTGTTATGCAAATAAATGGGGAAGTTGTAGAAGTAGGTGCTGGAGCTGCTGTTTTAGGACATCCTGCAACTGCTATTGCTATGCTTGCAAATATGCTATCAGATAGAGGAGAAATTTTAAAAGCAGGAACATATATTCTTTCAGGTGCAATTACAGCAGCAGTTAGTGTAAAAAAAGGTGATAATGTTACTGTTAAATTCCAGAATTTAGGAACAGTATCATTTAGATTTATTTAG
- a CDS encoding AEC family transporter — MVYKIIEILFPVFVIVLIGIIYSKRVKIDIDSINKINLDIFIPFLVFYSIATQLPHISHLGYFSLGAVIVVFGSGVLLYPFVKLMKIDINSFLPAMMFNNSINLGLPLALLSFGQEAMALFIALSLVQVIGQFTVAEMMYGGKIDLKAMLKNPVIIATIFGLFFNYFNISFPKTINISLELLSQIAIPLILFALGVRLSTVKFENIKIGILGAILCPLSGLIMAFLAIYIFNYSELQQKLLILFGLLPTAVLNAILAEKYKKDSAMVASIVAIGNLFTIIYLPIALYFLL; from the coding sequence TTGGTATATAAAATAATCGAAATACTTTTTCCAGTATTTGTTATAGTTTTAATAGGAATAATTTATTCAAAAAGAGTAAAAATTGATATAGACTCTATAAATAAAATCAACTTAGATATTTTTATCCCTTTTTTGGTTTTTTACTCTATTGCGACTCAACTACCACATATTTCACATCTTGGTTATTTCTCTTTAGGAGCTGTTATTGTCGTATTTGGTTCAGGAGTGCTTTTATATCCATTTGTTAAATTAATGAAAATAGATATTAATAGTTTTCTACCTGCTATGATGTTTAATAACTCAATAAATTTAGGGCTTCCTTTGGCACTACTATCTTTTGGACAAGAGGCTATGGCTTTGTTTATTGCCTTATCTTTGGTTCAAGTTATTGGACAATTTACAGTTGCTGAAATGATGTATGGAGGAAAAATAGATTTAAAAGCAATGCTTAAAAATCCAGTAATTATTGCAACAATTTTTGGACTATTTTTCAACTATTTTAATATCTCTTTTCCCAAAACTATCAATATTAGCCTTGAATTATTATCTCAAATTGCTATTCCTTTGATTTTGTTTGCTCTTGGAGTTAGACTTTCAACTGTAAAGTTTGAGAATATAAAAATAGGAATTTTAGGAGCTATTTTATGTCCACTTTCTGGACTTATTATGGCATTTTTGGCTATTTATATTTTTAATTATAGTGAACTTCAACAAAAACTTTTAATTCTATTTGGACTACTGCCAACAGCTGTTTTAAATGCAATTTTGGCTGAAAAATATAAAAAAGATTCTGCTATGGTAGCTTCGATAGTTGCAATTGGAAATCTATTTACAATTATTTATCTGCCAATAGCACTATATTTTTTACTTTAG
- a CDS encoding alpha/beta fold hydrolase → MSNPEIANIVKTGSFNTNYHDLGKGETIIFIHGSGPGVSAYANWRLSMPVLAEKFRVIAPDMVGFGYTDRPAGIKYNMQNWAKQIIDLMDALDIKKAHLVGNSFGGALALYLVINHKERFDKLVLMGAVGVEFDLTYGLDKAWGYTPSIENMKELLDIFAYDRSIVTDDLAKLRYEASIRPGFQESFSSMFPAPRQNGVDLMQNDEQDIKKITNETLIIHGREDKVIPLQNSIRLNQIILKSQLHIFGQCGHWTQIEHKDRFNNLLLNFFLEK, encoded by the coding sequence ATGTCAAATCCAGAGATAGCAAATATTGTGAAAACAGGTAGTTTTAATACAAACTATCATGATTTAGGAAAAGGTGAAACAATAATCTTTATTCATGGTTCAGGACCAGGGGTTTCAGCTTATGCAAATTGGAGATTATCTATGCCAGTTCTTGCTGAAAAGTTTAGAGTTATAGCTCCTGATATGGTTGGATTTGGTTATACAGATAGACCAGCAGGAATTAAATATAATATGCAAAATTGGGCAAAACAAATTATTGATTTAATGGATGCTCTTGATATCAAAAAAGCTCATTTAGTTGGAAACTCTTTTGGTGGAGCATTAGCTTTATATTTGGTTATTAATCATAAAGAGAGATTTGATAAATTGGTTTTAATGGGTGCAGTTGGAGTTGAGTTTGATTTAACTTATGGACTTGATAAAGCTTGGGGATATACTCCAAGTATTGAAAATATGAAAGAGTTACTTGATATTTTTGCTTATGATAGAAGTATTGTAACAGATGATTTAGCAAAATTAAGATACGAAGCTAGTATTCGTCCAGGTTTTCAAGAGTCTTTCTCTTCGATGTTTCCAGCTCCACGACAAAATGGGGTTGATTTAATGCAAAATGATGAACAAGATATTAAAAAAATTACAAATGAAACTTTAATTATTCATGGAAGAGAAGATAAAGTTATACCTTTACAAAATTCTATTAGATTAAATCAAATTATCTTAAAATCTCAATTACATATTTTTGGTCAATGTGGACACTGGACTCAAATTGAGCATAAAGATAGATTTAACAATCTATTATTAAATTTCTTTTTGGAGAAATAA
- the hisD gene encoding histidinol dehydrogenase, whose amino-acid sequence MRIINTKDKNFKVEFENILQRAKSDIKGVSKIVENIIDEIVEDGNEALKRHIEKFDKWIVKSDDDLLISQDLMKKAYDNLDENLRASLHKAFDRIKNYHEKQLPKSWIDFEDNGTILGQKVTPVDRAGLYIPGGKAAYPSSLLMNAIPALVAKVKEIVVCTPTPNNEVNELLLAACYLCKVAKVYKVGGASAIAAMAYGTQTISKVDVITGPGNIFVATAKKMVFGEVNIDMIAGPSEIGIIADESANAKYVAFDLLSQAEHDEMASSILITTSEFLAKNVSLEVQNILKTLSRKEIAQKSIDDRGSIIVASNMDEVIELMNEIAPEHLEVMTKNPFELLPYIKHAGAIFLGENTPEPIGDYIAGPNHTLPTGSTAKFYSPLNVENFLKKSSIISFSKKAIDELGEACALLADTEGLEAHAKSVRVRLEDK is encoded by the coding sequence ATGAGAATAATTAATACAAAAGATAAAAACTTTAAAGTAGAGTTTGAAAATATTTTACAAAGAGCAAAAAGTGATATAAAAGGTGTTTCAAAAATAGTTGAAAATATTATTGATGAGATTGTAGAAGATGGAAATGAAGCTTTAAAAAGACATATTGAAAAATTTGATAAATGGATAGTAAAATCTGATGATGATTTACTAATTTCACAAGATTTAATGAAAAAAGCCTATGATAATTTAGATGAAAATTTAAGAGCTTCTCTTCACAAAGCTTTTGATAGAATTAAAAATTATCACGAAAAACAGCTTCCAAAATCTTGGATTGATTTTGAAGATAATGGAACTATTTTAGGACAAAAAGTAACTCCTGTTGATAGAGCAGGGCTTTATATTCCTGGTGGGAAAGCTGCTTACCCAAGTAGTCTTTTGATGAATGCAATTCCAGCTCTTGTAGCAAAAGTAAAAGAGATAGTAGTTTGTACACCAACTCCAAATAATGAGGTAAATGAGCTACTTTTAGCTGCCTGTTATTTGTGTAAGGTTGCAAAAGTTTATAAAGTTGGAGGGGCAAGTGCTATTGCAGCTATGGCTTATGGAACACAAACAATTTCTAAAGTAGATGTTATAACAGGACCTGGAAATATTTTTGTAGCAACAGCTAAAAAGATGGTTTTTGGTGAAGTAAATATTGATATGATAGCAGGTCCATCTGAAATTGGAATAATAGCTGATGAGAGTGCAAATGCAAAATATGTAGCTTTTGATTTATTATCTCAAGCAGAGCATGATGAGATGGCAAGTTCTATTTTGATAACTACAAGTGAATTTTTGGCAAAAAATGTAAGTCTTGAAGTTCAAAATATCTTAAAAACTCTAAGTAGAAAAGAGATTGCACAAAAATCAATAGATGATAGAGGATCTATTATTGTAGCTTCAAATATGGATGAAGTAATAGAACTTATGAATGAAATAGCACCTGAACACCTTGAAGTTATGACAAAAAATCCTTTTGAATTACTTCCTTATATAAAACATGCTGGAGCAATATTTTTAGGTGAAAATACTCCTGAACCAATAGGAGATTATATAGCTGGTCCAAATCATACACTTCCAACAGGAAGTACAGCTAAATTTTATAGTCCTTTAAATGTGGAAAATTTCTTGAAAAAAAGCTCAATTATTAGTTTTTCAAAAAAAGCTATCGATGAGTTAGGAGAAGCTTGTGCATTATTAGCTGATACTGAAGGGCTTGAAGCTCATGCAAAAAGTGTAAGAGTACGATTGGAAGATAAATAA
- a CDS encoding acetaldehyde dehydrogenase (acetylating): MKINCALIGSGNIGTDLMYKLQRSEVLNPLWMVGIDPDSDGLRKAKEAGMKITHEGVDGLIPFIKEDGVRIAFDATSAYVHGENNRKLAELGVMVIDLTPAAIGPFCVPSVNLDELLKQNAQNVNMVTCGGQATIPMVAAVSSVQEVDYAEIIATVASKSAGPGTRANIDEFTETTALGIEKVGNVKKGKAIIILNPAEPPLMMRDTVHCQTKDEPNKEAITKSVHEMIKKVQQFVPGYKLKNGPVFDGNKVSIFLEVEGLGDYLPKYAGNLDIITAAATNIAEKMAEKIKGA; encoded by the coding sequence ATGAAAATTAATTGTGCATTAATTGGGTCTGGAAATATTGGAACAGATTTAATGTATAAACTTCAAAGAAGTGAAGTTTTAAATCCATTATGGATGGTTGGAATTGACCCAGATTCAGATGGATTAAGAAAAGCAAAAGAAGCAGGAATGAAAATAACTCACGAAGGTGTTGATGGTTTAATTCCTTTTATAAAAGAAGATGGAGTAAGAATTGCATTTGATGCAACTTCAGCCTATGTTCATGGAGAAAATAATAGAAAATTAGCAGAACTAGGAGTTATGGTAATAGACCTAACACCAGCAGCAATTGGACCATTTTGTGTACCTTCAGTAAATTTAGATGAATTATTAAAACAAAATGCCCAAAATGTAAATATGGTAACTTGTGGTGGACAAGCAACTATTCCTATGGTAGCAGCAGTTTCAAGTGTGCAAGAGGTTGATTATGCAGAGATTATTGCAACAGTTGCTTCAAAATCAGCAGGTCCAGGAACTAGAGCAAATATTGATGAGTTTACAGAAACAACAGCACTTGGAATTGAAAAAGTTGGAAATGTAAAAAAAGGTAAAGCTATTATTATTTTAAATCCAGCAGAACCACCACTTATGATGAGAGATACAGTTCATTGTCAAACAAAAGATGAGCCAAATAAAGAGGCAATTACAAAATCTGTTCATGAAATGATAAAAAAAGTACAACAATTTGTACCAGGATATAAGCTAAAAAATGGACCAGTTTTTGATGGAAATAAAGTTTCTATTTTCCTTGAAGTTGAAGGATTAGGAGATTATTTACCAAAATATGCTGGAAATTTAGACATTATTACAGCAGCTGCTACAAATATTGCAGAAAAAATGGCTGAAAAAATCAAAGGAGCATAA
- the dmpG gene encoding 4-hydroxy-2-oxovalerate aldolase yields the protein MDLRGKKVTIHDMSLRDGMHSIRHQFTLEQMKNMSKAMDEAGVPMIEVTHGDGLGGSSLNYGYGLHSDEEWIETAVKNVKNAKISALLLPGIGIVKDLERAVKKGITTVRVATHCTEADVSAQHIKAAVSMGLDTVGFLMMAHMVTPEKLLQEASKMVSYGANCIYATDSAGYMLPDDVSARIAILKKEFGDDIEIGFHGHNNMSMGVTNSLAAIEAGANRIDASLAGFGAGSGNTATEVLVAALNRMGVETGIDLNKIEDAAEDIALPIMGRPTRISRDSLTLGYAGVYSSFLLFARRAQEKYGIDARALLVELGKRGIIGGQEDMIEDLALDMAKAKGLI from the coding sequence ATGGATTTAAGAGGTAAAAAAGTAACAATTCATGATATGTCTTTAAGAGATGGAATGCACTCTATTAGACATCAATTTACATTAGAGCAGATGAAAAATATGTCTAAAGCTATGGATGAAGCTGGTGTTCCTATGATAGAAGTTACTCATGGAGATGGTTTAGGTGGTAGTTCACTTAATTATGGGTATGGCTTACATAGTGATGAAGAGTGGATTGAAACTGCTGTTAAAAATGTAAAAAATGCAAAGATTTCTGCACTTTTACTTCCAGGAATTGGAATTGTAAAAGATTTAGAAAGAGCTGTAAAAAAAGGAATTACAACTGTTAGAGTTGCAACACATTGTACAGAGGCTGATGTTTCAGCTCAACATATAAAAGCAGCTGTTTCTATGGGGCTTGATACTGTTGGATTTCTAATGATGGCTCATATGGTTACACCTGAAAAACTTTTGCAAGAGGCTTCTAAAATGGTATCTTATGGAGCAAATTGTATCTATGCAACAGATTCAGCTGGATATATGTTACCAGATGATGTAAGTGCTAGAATTGCAATATTAAAAAAAGAGTTTGGAGATGATATAGAAATTGGTTTTCATGGACACAATAATATGTCAATGGGAGTTACAAATTCCCTTGCAGCCATTGAAGCAGGAGCAAATAGAATAGATGCAAGTTTAGCTGGATTTGGAGCAGGTTCTGGAAATACTGCAACTGAAGTTTTAGTTGCTGCATTAAATAGAATGGGCGTAGAAACTGGTATAGATTTAAATAAAATTGAAGATGCAGCAGAAGATATAGCACTTCCTATTATGGGACGACCTACAAGAATTTCAAGAGACTCTTTAACTTTGGGTTATGCTGGAGTTTACTCATCATTTTTACTTTTTGCTAGACGAGCTCAAGAGAAATATGGAATTGATGCTAGAGCATTGTTGGTTGAATTAGGAAAAAGAGGAATTATTGGTGGGCAAGAAGATATGATTGAAGATTTAGCACTAGATATGGCTAAAGCAAAAGGATTAATATAA
- a CDS encoding 1-aminocyclopropane-1-carboxylate deaminase: MQFFNSKIDEIRLNGQKYFVKRDDLLSNDFSGNKARKFHYFLDKDLSFFKKIISHGSIQSNAMYSLSILAKIKGLDFIYYAKNLPSYLEKNPSGNYKEALKNKMILKLEELKNNFLEDELFIPEGGALKEAKYGLQVLANEIKSWVKEQKLEDTKLKVFLPSGTGTTALYLQKYLPFEVLTCSCVGDDEYLKKQFDMFETTNHPTILKKEKKYHFGKLYKEFYLKHLELLEKTNIEFDLLYDSLGWIVFENYVKNFENKDNYTFLYIHQGGVLGNETMLERYRYKFTNI; the protein is encoded by the coding sequence ATGCAGTTTTTTAACTCAAAAATAGATGAAATAAGGCTAAATGGTCAAAAATATTTTGTAAAAAGAGATGATTTATTAAGTAATGATTTTAGTGGAAATAAAGCTAGAAAATTTCACTATTTCTTAGATAAAGATTTAAGCTTTTTTAAAAAGATTATTTCACATGGAAGTATTCAGTCAAATGCAATGTACTCTCTAAGTATATTAGCTAAAATAAAAGGTTTAGATTTTATTTATTATGCTAAAAATCTCCCAAGTTATTTAGAAAAAAATCCAAGTGGAAATTATAAAGAGGCTCTTAAAAATAAGATGATTTTAAAATTAGAAGAGTTAAAAAATAATTTTTTAGAAGATGAACTTTTTATACCTGAAGGAGGAGCTTTAAAAGAGGCAAAATATGGTTTACAAGTTTTAGCAAATGAGATTAAAAGTTGGGTAAAAGAGCAAAAATTAGAAGATACAAAATTAAAAGTTTTTTTACCAAGTGGTACAGGAACAACAGCTCTTTATTTACAAAAATATTTACCTTTTGAAGTTCTTACTTGCTCTTGTGTAGGAGATGATGAGTATTTAAAAAAACAGTTTGATATGTTTGAAACTACAAATCATCCAACAATTTTAAAAAAAGAGAAGAAGTATCATTTTGGAAAGCTCTATAAAGAGTTTTATTTAAAACATTTAGAACTTTTAGAAAAGACTAATATCGAATTTGACCTGCTTTATGATAGTTTAGGATGGATTGTTTTTGAAAACTATGTAAAAAATTTTGAAAATAAAGATAATTATACTTTTTTATATATTCATCAAGGAGGAGTTTTGGGAAATGAAACAATGCTTGAAAGATATAGATATAAATTTACTAATATTTAG
- a CDS encoding DUF2018 family protein, whose product MSKFKDWFTEDEDDIFFGSPKSKFFDIMEQTHRDLVEDELDKVFEKLAILELIVSQGKDEDFDINSYLQEFKEKNQDDVNSMKKGLYMEVSGEIISRLDS is encoded by the coding sequence ATGTCAAAATTTAAAGATTGGTTTACTGAAGATGAAGATGATATCTTTTTTGGAAGTCCAAAATCAAAGTTTTTTGATATTATGGAGCAAACACATAGAGATCTAGTTGAAGATGAACTGGATAAAGTTTTTGAAAAATTAGCTATTTTGGAACTTATTGTAAGTCAAGGAAAAGATGAAGATTTTGATATAAACTCATATTTACAAGAGTTTAAAGAAAAAAATCAAGATGATGTAAACTCTATGAAAAAAGGTCTTTATATGGAAGTTTCTGGAGAGATTATTAGTAGGTTGGATAGTTAA
- a CDS encoding shikimate kinase, with protein sequence MKKNNIILIGFMGVGKGTVARALVKNSSMYAIDTDDLIESMENRKIKKIFTIEGEPYFRSLEKKTALWLEENVQNTIISTGGGFFKQENLANIGTIIYLESSFEGILKRIKKAPNAKNKLKKRPLLQNKKEALKLYNNRKVEYEKVADIVVNVENKDINLVVKEILGKVNENN encoded by the coding sequence ATGAAGAAAAATAATATTATACTAATTGGTTTTATGGGTGTTGGAAAAGGCACAGTTGCAAGAGCTTTGGTTAAAAATTCATCAATGTATGCAATAGATACAGATGATTTAATAGAAAGTATGGAAAATAGAAAAATTAAAAAGATTTTTACTATTGAGGGTGAACCATATTTTAGAAGTTTGGAAAAAAAGACTGCTTTATGGCTTGAAGAAAATGTACAAAATACGATTATTTCAACAGGTGGAGGATTTTTTAAACAAGAAAATCTTGCAAATATTGGAACAATAATCTATCTTGAATCATCTTTTGAGGGTATATTAAAAAGAATAAAAAAAGCTCCAAATGCAAAAAATAAGCTTAAAAAAAGACCACTTTTACAAAACAAAAAAGAGGCTTTAAAGTTATATAATAACAGAAAAGTGGAGTATGAAAAAGTTGCAGATATTGTAGTTAATGTTGAAAATAAAGATATAAATCTTGTTGTTAAAGAGATATTAGGAAAAGTAAATGAGAATAATTAA